GGCCTGCCTCGACTCGGTGGCGGGCTTCGTGCAGGAGATGGTGGTGGTGGACACCGGCTCCAGCGACGACACGGTGGCCATCGCCCGGCAGCAGGGGGCGACCGTGCATGCGCTGCCCTGGCCGGGCGACTTCGCCCCGGCGCGCAACGCGGCCCTGGAACTGGTGCAGGGCGACTGGGTGCTGGTGCTGGACGCCGATGAGCAGCTGCTGCCGGAAGCGCGGCCGGCCCTCAAGGCGCTGATGGCCCAGCCGGACGTGCTGCTGATCAACCTGCTGCGCTACGAGCGGGGCGCCCGGCAGTCGCCCTATTCGAACGTGAGCCGCCTGTTCCGCCGCCATCCAGGCATCCGCTGGAGCAAGGCGTATCACGCGATGGTCGACGACAGCGTGGCGGCGGTGCTGACGGCCGAACCCCACTGGCGCATCGCCGATTGCTCCCAGCCCTGCCTGGTGCATGACGGCTACCGCCCCGATCTGCTGCTGGCCGGCCGCAAGGCAGAGCGCCTGCGCCAGGCGATGGAGCAGGAGCTGATCGCGACGCCCAACGATCCCTATGCCAGCGCCAAACTGGGCGGCCTGGAGATCAGTGAAGGGAACCGGGAGCGGGGCCTCGCCCTGCTGGAGGCGGCCCTCGCCCACTGCCCCGCCTCGGCCCGCGTGGAGCGCTACGAGCTGCTGCTGCATCTGGGCATCGGCCACGCCAGCACCACACCGGCGCGGTCCGAGCAGCTCTACCAGGAGGCCCTGGCCCTCGGCCTCAACCCCCGCCTCAGCCTGGCGGCGCGGCTGAACCTTGCTGCCCTTCTGGTGCAACGCGGTGCGCTGGAGGAGGCCAACCGTCTCTGTGACGCGGCGGTGCGACTGTGTCCCGAGGTGGCGCTGGGTTGGTACAACCTTGGTCTGGTCCGCCGGCGCCAGGGAGACATCGCCGGTGCCCTGGAGGCCTACGAGGCGGCCCGCCAGCTCGCCCCTGACCACGCCGAAACCCACCAGAACCTGGCAGCCGCCCAGCTGCTGGGTGGCAACATCGAGGCGGCGCGCGGCAGTTTCCGCACAGCCATCAGCCTGTTGCGCCAGCAGGGCCGCGCTGAAGAAGCCGACCGGCTTCGTCAGCAGGCCGGCGCCATCGTCAAGCTGGAGGGCTGAGCCGTGCCGGAGCCGCTGACACCGCCGCCCATGACGTCGCCGCCGCTGCAGCAGCGCTGCGTGGTCGTCACCCGCGCAGCCAGCCAGCTGGGTGAAGCACGCCGGTTGTTCGAGGCAGCCGGCGCCCGGGTGCTCGACCTGCCGGCGCTGGTGATCGGCCCACCAGACAGTTGGGGCCCCCTGGACGACGCCCTGGCCGAACTCGAAGACTTCCATTGGCTGGTGTTCTCCAGCGCCAACGGCGTGGAGGCGGTGGAGGCGCGGCTGGAGCGGATCGGCAGCAACCTGGCGGACCGGCCCCGGGGCGTGAAGATCGCCGCCGTGGGGGCCTCAACAGCCAGCCGGCTGGAACGGCTCGGTACCCCGGCCGATTTCGTGCCGCCGGCCTTCGTGGCCGACAGCCTGATCGAGCATTTCCCCGTTTCAGGCTGGGGCTTGCGGCTGCTGCTGCCAAGGGTGCAAAGCGGCGGCCGCACCATCCTGGGCGACGCCTTTGCCGCCGCCGGCGCCCGCGTGGTCGAGGTGCCGGCCTACGAATCGCGCTGTCCGCAGGAACTGCCCCTGGCGACGGCAGCCGCCCTGCGGGCCGGCCAGGTGGATGCCCTCACGTTCAGCAGCGGCAAGACCGTCCAGCACACCTGCGCTCTGCTGCAGCACAGCTTCGGCGACGCGTGGCAGGAGGTTCTGGAGGGGGTCGCCCTGATCTCGATCGGTCCGCAGACCAGTGCCCGCTGCCTGGAGCTGCTGGGCCGGGTCGATGCGGAGGCCGACCCCCATGACCTTCAGGGGCTGGTGCGCGCCTGCGTGGCAGGGATCAGCGGACCGTTCAGGAGGGCCTGAGCGCTGCGCTGATCGTCTGCTTGCCCTGCCGCATGCGCAGGCTGCCGTTCTGGACATCGATGGAGGTGACAACCCAGCCGTTGGGAAGAAGGCGCGTGGAGCGACCGCCTTGGTCACCGACCACCACGGTGCCGCTCTGTTCAGAGCGCTGAACCAGGGCCTGGGGCACACCCGAAATGTCAATCACGCCGCTGAAGCGAAAATCATCGGGGAGGCGCAGGGGCGCCGGAGCGGCCGGACGGGTGGGATCGCCGCCGGCAGCAGCGGCCGCTCCCGTGGGCCGGGGCCGGATCACCGGGGCGAAGGGATCAGCGCGATCGGCTGGAGCAGCCGCCAGCACCTGTTGCCTGCTGGGCAGGGGGGTGAGGCCGGCGAGTACACCTGCTCCGGCCGTGGGAGCGGCCGCAGCACCAGGGGCGGCTGCGGCATCGGCGGGTTGGGCCGCTGGTGCCGGGGCGGGAGGCGGCGGAGGCGGCGCACTCGCCTCGGGGGCGCCGCCGCACCCCATTAGGCTGGAAAGCAGCAGCAGGGCTGCCGAAGCCAGGAACGTCTTCCCAGGCTTATTGGACAAACGGCAAGCCCCGAAGCAGGGACCGGAAGCGGAAAGCTGATCAGGACTGGCCATCGTCTCCACGCTCAACAAGATCCCTGAAGCGATCGAGATTGGCCTGCAATTCCTTGGTGACGATGCCGCCAAGGATGGAAGGCTCCATCAGTGGTGCGAGCACCCCAGGGAGTTCGTAGCTCACCGTCAGTCTGACGACAGTGAGCGAATCGCCCTGAGGATAAAAGCGAACGGCGCCTTTTGTGGGAAGCCCCCCCACCGATTCCCAGTGCAGTTGCTGGGCCTCGACACGCTGGGAGATGCGGGCCTTCCAGTGGAAGCGGAAGCCCTGGGCTGCCAGGGTCCAATCGGTGATGTCCGGATCGTCGAGGGTGACCACCGACTCGATCCAGCGCATCCAGCGGGGCATGGCCTCCAAATCACTCCACACCTCCCAGACCCGCTGCACCGGGGCCTTGATCTCCGTGGTGACGCTGTGCTCCAGCCAACGGCCCATGATCGTCAGGCCGCCGCGCCGATGGACGCCATCGCCACCGGCTGACCAAGAATCACCCCGGCCGCCAGGCGACCGCTCATGGTGGCCCCCTCCATCGAATCGATGTAATCCTGCTTGGTGTAGCTGCCGGCCAGGAAGAAGTTGCTCACCGGCGTGCGTTGCTCAGGCCTGAACGGTTCCATGCCAGGAGCCTCCCGGTAGAGCGATTGGGCCAGTTTGACCACATTGCTCCACAGCAGCGTGAGTTGGCTGGCGGACGGAAACAACTCCCGGACCTGGGCATCGACGGCCGCCACGATCGTCTCGTTGCTCTTGGCGATCCAGGGATCTCCAGGAGTGAGCACGCACTGCAGCAGGGAGCCCTGGCCTTCGCGGCGGTAGTCGGCAGGGCTGGCCAGGGCAAGATCGGCGAAGCAGCTGAAATCGGCGTCTGCGGTGTACAGCAGGTTGTTCAGCCCGCTGGGGTGCTGAAGATCGGAGCGGGCGGCAGTCTGGGCTTCGCCGTCCCCCAGTTCGGTCACCCAGCCGTCGTAGCGCAGCTGCACGGTGGCCACCGGCACGGCCTCCAGCCTATAGATGTTGTCGAACTGCTCATAGCGGCGCCAGGCGCTGGGCAGCAGTTTCTGGATGCCCGGCACATCGCAGGCGGCCAGGTAGGCATCGGCTTCCACGTGGATCTCTCCCTCGGGCGTGCCCAACCGCAGACCCGTGACCTGCGGCGCCGCCGTGGCAGGGCTGTTCTGCCCCTCAGCGTTGGCTCCGTCGCTGGTGCAGAGCTCCAGCACCCGGTGACGCAGGTGGAGCCTGGCGCCGCGGGCAACGATGTAGTCGAGGATCGGCTGATGCAGCCAACGGTGCGGCGAGCCCTTCAGCAGGTTGAGCTTGGAGGCCTCGGTGCGGGTGGCGAACATCAGAAAGATGGTGAGCATGCACCGGGCCGAGATCGAGGCGCAGTCGATGAAACCGAGCGCGTAGGCGATCGGATCCCACATCCGCTCGATGCTCTTCGGGCTGCCGCCATGGCCGACGAACCAGTCGCGGAAGCTCATGCGATCCAGCGCCCGGATCACACCCATGGCGCCGTCGGGATCCACCAGGCCCCGCACGATCGGGCTGGTGCCAAGGGCCAGGGCGTTGCGCAGCTTGTCGATCCAGTCGAGCTGCGGTGTGGTGAAGAAGGCCTTGAGGCCGTTGAAGGGAGCCCCTACGGGGAAACGGAAATCGAGCGCGCGGAGGTCGCCGCCCTTGTTGACGAACAGATGGGTGTGCTCCTTGGGCAGCAGGTTCTCAAAGGCCCCCACCTTGCGCATCAAGGCGAAGAGGTTGGCGTAGTTGAAGAAGAACACGTGCAGCCCCATCTCGATGTGGTTGCCGCCCGCGTCTTCCCAGCTGCCCACCTTGCCGCCCACGAAAGCCCGCGCCTCGTAGAGGTCCACCTGATGGCCGGCGTCGCAGAGATCCACTGCAGCCGCCAGACCGGCCAGACCCGAACCCACGATGGCGACCCGCACCCTTGACCTCCCGTACCCGGCGACTCTATGGAGCCGGAGTGGGCGGCGGCGTTCGGATGGCCGCTCCCGCCAGGGCTGCGGCGGCCCGGGCGTCAGCGGGACGTGGCTTCGAAAACCGGCCACCCTCCATAGAGTGATCGCACGACGTTTCCCTTTCCCCCAGGCTCCGCCCATGAGCAGCTCCACCCCAGCGGCCCCAGCAGCTCCCCTCACCCACACCGGCCGCGATGGCAAGGGGATCCTGATCACCGCCCCGGCCATGCTGCAGCTGGCCACGTTGATGCGGCAACAGGGTGAGGAGAAGCTGCTGCGGGTGGGCGTGCGCTCCGGTGGCTGCAGCGGCATGAGCTACACCATGGATTTCATCGAAGCCGCCGGCATCCGCGCCGACGATGAGGTGTATACCTACGAACCCAATGGAGCCCCCAGCTTCCGCGTGGTGTGTGATCCAAAGAGCCTTCTGTACATCTATGGCATGCAGCTGGATTTCAGCTCCGCTCTGATCGGTGGTGGCTTCAACTTCACGAACCCCAACGCCAGCCAGACCTGTGGCTGCGGCAGCTCCTTCGCGGTCTGAGCCAGCGGCTTGATGGCACGGCCTGACCCCAGCACTCTGAACCGACCTCCGGCACCACGACATGCAGGCCTCCTGCGGAGCTGAGCCACTGCTCCATGCCGTGGGAATCTGAGGGGCTCTACCTCGCCGCAGTGTCCACGATGGCCACGGACGCTTCCACCGAATCCGCCTTCGAGCAGGCCATCCGCCGCTACCAGGAAGGTGCCGAGCCCGCTGAACTGATCCCCGAGTTCCAGGCGATCACGGCCGCCGCCCCACGGCTGGCCGCAGGCTGGACCTGCCTGGCCTGGCTGCAGCTGCTCGACGATCAGCCCGTGGCGGCGCTGCGGTCGGCGCGTACGGCCGTGAAGCTCAATCCGCAGGATCCTCAGTCGCGCGTGAACCTTTCGGTCGCCATGCTCGAAACCGGCGCCAAAGGCGTGCGCGAGCACATCGACATGGTGCTCAGGGTCACGGCGGTGGCGCCGGAGCTGGGTGAGGAGCTGCAGGAATCGATCACCGATGGCCTGCGGCGTCGTCCCGGTTGGACCTCGCTGGAGAAAGTCAACGCCTGGCTGAAGGGGTGATCGGGACGGTGCCGGCCCCAGCCATGGTCCCGAAACGCGTCCTGCTGATCAGCAATGGGCATGGGGAAGATCTCAGCGGCAGCCTGATCGGCCAGGAACTGGTGGCGCACGGGGCCGAAGTGGCGGCGCTGCCCCTGGTGGGCCACGGGAACGCTTACCGGCAGGCGGGGATACAGGTGCTGGGCCGCACCCGCACCTACAGCACCGGCGGGCTGGGCTACACAAGCCTGGCGGGCCGCCTCACGGAATTGCTGCAGGGGCAGGTGAGCTACGTGCTCAGGCGCCTTGCCCTTTTCCTCTGCCAGGCGCGGCACTTCGATCTGGTCGTGGTGATCGGCGATGTGCTGCCGGTGGTGGCGGCCTGGCTGAGCTGCCGGCCGGTGGTCACCTATCTGGTGGCCTACTCCAGCCATTACGAAGGGCGTCTGCGCCTGCCTTGGCCCTGCGGCTGGTGCTTGCGCAGCGGCCGCTTCCAGCGGGTGTACAGCCGCGACAGCCTCACCGCCACTGACCTCACGGCCCAGCTGG
The window above is part of the Synechococcus sp. MW101C3 genome. Proteins encoded here:
- a CDS encoding SRPBCC family protein, with the translated sequence MGRWLEHSVTTEIKAPVQRVWEVWSDLEAMPRWMRWIESVVTLDDPDITDWTLAAQGFRFHWKARISQRVEAQQLHWESVGGLPTKGAVRFYPQGDSLTVVRLTVSYELPGVLAPLMEPSILGGIVTKELQANLDRFRDLVERGDDGQS
- the zds gene encoding 9,9'-di-cis-zeta-carotene desaturase → MRVAIVGSGLAGLAAAVDLCDAGHQVDLYEARAFVGGKVGSWEDAGGNHIEMGLHVFFFNYANLFALMRKVGAFENLLPKEHTHLFVNKGGDLRALDFRFPVGAPFNGLKAFFTTPQLDWIDKLRNALALGTSPIVRGLVDPDGAMGVIRALDRMSFRDWFVGHGGSPKSIERMWDPIAYALGFIDCASISARCMLTIFLMFATRTEASKLNLLKGSPHRWLHQPILDYIVARGARLHLRHRVLELCTSDGANAEGQNSPATAAPQVTGLRLGTPEGEIHVEADAYLAACDVPGIQKLLPSAWRRYEQFDNIYRLEAVPVATVQLRYDGWVTELGDGEAQTAARSDLQHPSGLNNLLYTADADFSCFADLALASPADYRREGQGSLLQCVLTPGDPWIAKSNETIVAAVDAQVRELFPSASQLTLLWSNVVKLAQSLYREAPGMEPFRPEQRTPVSNFFLAGSYTKQDYIDSMEGATMSGRLAAGVILGQPVAMASIGAAA
- a CDS encoding glycosyltransferase, whose translation is MLSLSMIVRDEAERLAACLDSVAGFVQEMVVVDTGSSDDTVAIARQQGATVHALPWPGDFAPARNAALELVQGDWVLVLDADEQLLPEARPALKALMAQPDVLLINLLRYERGARQSPYSNVSRLFRRHPGIRWSKAYHAMVDDSVAAVLTAEPHWRIADCSQPCLVHDGYRPDLLLAGRKAERLRQAMEQELIATPNDPYASAKLGGLEISEGNRERGLALLEAALAHCPASARVERYELLLHLGIGHASTTPARSEQLYQEALALGLNPRLSLAARLNLAALLVQRGALEEANRLCDAAVRLCPEVALGWYNLGLVRRRQGDIAGALEAYEAARQLAPDHAETHQNLAAAQLLGGNIEAARGSFRTAISLLRQQGRAEEADRLRQQAGAIVKLEG
- a CDS encoding iron-sulfur cluster assembly accessory protein, with product MSSSTPAAPAAPLTHTGRDGKGILITAPAMLQLATLMRQQGEEKLLRVGVRSGGCSGMSYTMDFIEAAGIRADDEVYTYEPNGAPSFRVVCDPKSLLYIYGMQLDFSSALIGGGFNFTNPNASQTCGCGSSFAV
- a CDS encoding uroporphyrinogen-III synthase, with amino-acid sequence MTSPPLQQRCVVVTRAASQLGEARRLFEAAGARVLDLPALVIGPPDSWGPLDDALAELEDFHWLVFSSANGVEAVEARLERIGSNLADRPRGVKIAAVGASTASRLERLGTPADFVPPAFVADSLIEHFPVSGWGLRLLLPRVQSGGRTILGDAFAAAGARVVEVPAYESRCPQELPLATAAALRAGQVDALTFSSGKTVQHTCALLQHSFGDAWQEVLEGVALISIGPQTSARCLELLGRVDAEADPHDLQGLVRACVAGISGPFRRA